Proteins from a genomic interval of Polaribacter sp. Q13:
- a CDS encoding Rrf2 family transcriptional regulator — protein MLSNSSKYAIRAVLYLTEKASKDLKIGSKKIAEDLIMPAPFLAKTLQELTKKNIISSVKGPHGGFYLSETDEKNSLFDIIECIDGADKFNDCYLGQLECSDTNPCVVHHLYVPFKNKLISKLKKKTILEMSIEYAENKNIINTL, from the coding sequence ATGTTATCAAATTCTAGTAAATACGCAATTAGAGCTGTACTTTACCTTACCGAAAAAGCATCTAAAGATCTTAAAATTGGTTCAAAAAAAATTGCAGAAGACCTAATAATGCCGGCTCCATTTTTAGCTAAAACACTGCAAGAATTAACTAAAAAGAACATCATAAGTTCTGTAAAAGGACCACATGGTGGATTTTATCTATCAGAAACAGATGAAAAAAACTCACTATTTGATATTATAGAATGTATAGATGGTGCAGATAAATTTAATGACTGTTATTTAGGTCAATTAGAGTGCAGTGATACCAATCCTTGTGTTGTTCATCATTTATACGTTCCCTTTAAAAATAAGTTAATTTCTAAGTTAAAAAAGAAAACTATTTTAGAAATGTCTATTGAATATGCTGAAAATAAGAATATTATAAATACTTTATAA